In the Desulfovibrio subterraneus genome, GCAGTTAACCCCTGAGGTGGCGGAGAATTATTATGCATCAGAAAGCCAAGGTGCTTGCCGTCATTCCGGCCCGTGGCGGCTCAAAGGGGCTGCCCGGCAAGAACATCAGGGAACTGTGCGGATTGCCGCTCATCGGCTATTCCATCCGCGTGGCCCTGAGTGCCCGTAATATCGACCGCGTCATCGTTTCCACAGACAGCGAGGAAATTGCCGCAGTGGCGCGCAGCCTCGGTGCTGAGGTGCCCTTTTTGCGGCCGCCTTCTCTTGCAGGCGATGCATCGCTGATAAGCGAGGCGGTCTTTCATGTTCTCGATGCCCTGCGCGAAGAGGGCTATCATCCCGATGCCGTGGTGGAACTCTATCCCACCCATCCCTTCAGAACGGTCCCCCTTGTGGATGAACTGGCAGTAAAGCTGTGCGAGGGCTATTCCCCGGTCAATACCGTGCGCCGCATTGTGCATGATCCGCTTTCCGTGATGCTGCGGCGTGCGGATGGAACGGTGTTTCCCGTCCAGAAGACTTCCGAGGCGCCGGAGGAGGCACGCAGGCATTACTACAGAAAATATGGGTTGTTTGCGGGGCGCAATCGTACTTCGGTGGACAATCCCTATTTCAAGGTGGTCAACGATCCGGTTTCTCTCATCGACATCGATACCCTGAGCGACTTCCGGCTCGCCGAACATGTTATCGGCAACGGATTGTTCGATTTTCAACTTGATCCGGAGATCTCATGATTCTCGTTTTTCCCATTTATCTGGGTAAACAGAAGGCCTTGTGGTGCAGCGATGCCGGAAGGGCCATTCTGTCCGCCCGTCTGTATGCGGCTCTTCGGGTTGAGGGAGTGGATCAGGTTGTCGTGGTAACGGATGAACCCGATGTGCTGCACGATGTGTGGCCGCCGGATGCTGCCGGAGTGCGTTGCATCGTCCGGGAAGCAAACAGGGAAAGGGAGATTTCACGCTTTCTGCCCTATGGCACGCGGGCCGCTCTTGATGCCGTGCAGGCAATGGCGGATGAGGCGGATATGCCCGTTATGGTGGCCGATTTTCGGTGTCCGTTCATAACTTCTGACGATGTGTCGTCGGCACAGGGCGAGTTTGCCGCTTCCGGTCGTGCTTCCATGGTTTCGGTAACCGCGCTGCGGGATAATCCCTGCCAGCTTGAAGGGTACTATACTGTCGCAGACGTGGGCATGGTGCACATATTCGAGCCAGCCGAATCCGGCGATGCCGTATTGCAGTCAGCCGGAGTGCTTGCGCATCTGCCAGCTTCGTGGTCCGGCCGCCATGTCACCCGTCCATTCCCGTTTGACTGGGCCGCCAGAGGTATCGCGGCGGAAAGCAGGGAAGAGAGCGGGGCGGTGTTGTTCAGACGCAGCCATGTTACCGACAGAACGGTAGAATACCTTTCGTACAATGAACACCAAACGGCAGAAATTTCCGAGGCGCCAGCCTGTCTGTGGCTGTATGAATCGGAACAGCAGGCGCGGATTGTGGCCTCGTCTATGGGGCATTTCCGGCAGGAGGTTCCGCCGTTGCTTCCGGCAGGAACCGAGCTCGCGGGGGGCTGCGTGCGTCGGGGCGGGGCAGCTGTGCCGTATCGTCTTTTCCGTCTTCCCGACGGAAGATGGTGCCTGTATGCCAGTACGGATATGGGAAACGACAGGCTTCATCTGGTACCCGTCTGCGGCGCAGGCCGGCGTGAAGACACCAGCCCCGTTGCGGAAGGCTTCATGGAAGGCGGCAGATCCTTTGTGTTTGAATGCAGTGCAGATGGTGTAGACGGATTCGCATTCTGGTTCCTCAAGGAAGTGGGAGATCAGGGCGGATATGACCTGCGTCTGGATTACCCCGGAGAAGGGGGCCTGTGGCATACCGAAAAAGGGTCCGGCCGAAAGCTCACGCTGACAACGGGAGAGCACATATCCGGCCGGCAGCTGTTTCCCGATGTGTATGCCCCCATGAGCTGTCTTGGTATCCTTTCTGCATGTTCCTATGAGACATATGATAGCGAATTGGCTCAAGGAATGTGTCTGGGTTGGGTACTGCCTCTGGAAAGGTCGCTGCGCATTGCTTCTGAATTTGACATGCTGGTTTTCAAGAGCATGTCAGAAGGGTGCAATTGCATCTGATTCTGTTCCTTACAGATTTCCCCACCCCCTCATCGCCTTCAAAAAGGTGATGCACCCCCCTTGCCAAAGACCTCGTCCGATCAGGGTGAGTTCTCTAAATCTTCAGTGAGTAAACGTGGTTATTGACCGAACGGTCTTGACCCATATCGTGAGATGTGTTTTGATCACTTTGTTGCTAAACATTTTTTCGAGGGGACCGATATGAAGGCTGAGGTAGCCATGTCAGATTATCCGCTCGAAAGAACAGATGGCCCATCCGGCCCGTTGGTGTCGTCCTTGGCGTTATGCCTTGGTGACGTCGGGGAGCATTGCATGCAACAGGCTGTCAAAAATACGACGGACTCCTACTCCCGCAACATCACACGACGATATCGCGGAGCATTGCGGTATATGGCCGATGCTCTTGAAGATCATGCTGTTTTCTTGCACGTGCTCTCCGGTTTGCCGCAGGCCACGCAGCAGATGCATTCTGCATTGTCTGACGGGGTGCGCAGGCGCGTGACCGGCCTGCAGACCGAGATGAACGAGCATTTGCCGGAATCCATGATGTTCAGGCACATGGCGCTGCTGCAGGGGGCTCTTGAGCGTGACGATGCCGCCATGCTTGAGTATGCCATGGGCGAGTTGCTCTGCCATGCCCCTGATGACGGGACTGTGGCCGCTGCCTGTGCCGCAGTTGAAGGCTCCGGAACAGCCGCAACGTCTGCGGCATTGCTTGCCCGCTATCGTTTTGCACCACAGGCCCGTCTGGATTGCTCTGAAGGGGCCGTTCCCATGGCCCTGCACCATCGTTCTTCCAACAATGTGCTGTATGTTGCTGATTTCAGAAATCACCTCATCCGGCGGTATGCAGAGAACGGCGAAATTATGGCTCCCCTTGCGCTGGGTTGCACACTGCCGCACGACCTGTTCGCCGATGAGCAGGGTGGCTTGTGGGTATGCGATTTCGGCAACAACCGCCTCCTTCGTCTGGGGCAGGACGATGCCGTTGACCGGGTAATCGAACTGAATCCCTTCTGCACCGGAATCCATCAGGGCGCCGGAGTCCGTTCCGGCTGCACTATAGGCTCCACGGTGCATCTCGTGCTTGCGAACGAAAAGACCAAGGCCCGCTTCAGGGCAATGCTTGATCTGGATGAAGCGGAGCCGCAGCTTCAGTTTGTGCAGCGTAAAGGTTCAATCCAGCCTCTGCGCCTTTTCAGGGGGGATAACGATCTGTTCATGTTCGGCTGGCCCGGCGCGGAGGCAGGGCGTATCCATGCCGGTCGCCGTGTTCCGGTGGCAAAGGGATATCTCCATCCCCAGGTGCGCGGCTTGGTTGCTGTCGGGGGATACCGATATCTTCTGGCGCAGAATCAGGTGATCAAGCTGGACGAAAACGGCGTTCAGGTTTTTGCCTATTCGCTGGAAAAAGTGCTCGGCATATCGGGTTGTTCCGCCCTGTCCATGGCAGCGGGCCGGTGGGGCGGGAATGACGCGCTCTTTGTTTCCGACGCCATTTCAGGCAACATTTTTGTGTTTGCGATATAGGGGACGACTGTGCACACCGGCATCATAGTTCAATGCAGGATGAGTTCCTCAAGGTTTCCCGGCAAGGTGCTGCACAAGGTGCACGGCAAGCCCATGCTGCAGTATACCCTTGAGCGCCTCACCCGTTGCTGCGGCGGAATGCTGGTGGTCTCCACCTCGGATCGTGCCGAAGATGAAGCCGTTGTGCGCTTTTGCGAATCGCTGGAAATTCCCTGTCATACAGGGCCGCTGGAAAACGTGGCATTGCGCTTTGCCCGCACCGTGGAACATTTCGGGTTCGACAGTTTTGTGCGGATATGCGGAGACAGTCCGCTCATGGACTTCCGGCTGGTAGACAGGGCCATGACCATATTCGAGGCCGGCGGCGTGCGTATGGTTTCCAACGTGATAAGGCGCACCTTCCCCAAGGGGCAGTCGGTTGAAATGCTTGATGCACAATTTTTTCTGAACCATGTGGACCGCATGGTGAGTACTGCCGAGCAGGAGCACGTTACGCCGTATTGCTACACCCATCTGCCGCCTTCGGATATTGCCTCCTTTGAATCGGGCGGCGAGTGGGGTGATGTGCAGCAGTCCGTGGATACCGTGGACGACATGAACAGTTTCGGCAGCCTGATCGCTGCCATGCGGCGGCCTCATTGGGAATACGGCTATGCGGATATTCTGGCCATGCAGGGATACTCGGTGCACGCATGAAAACACTGGGTGTCGGCATAATCGGCCTGGGTATCGGCCGTGCGCACGCTGCGGCTTTTGCCGCCAACAGGCACTGCGAACTGCGGGTGCTGTGCGATTTTTCCGCAGAGAAACTGCAGGAAGCGGCAACGGCCTTTCCCGCTGCGCGTCTGACGGACGATGCCCGAAGCGTGCTGGATGATCCTGCCGTGGATATTGTGGTGGTCGCATCCCATGACGACGATCATCACAGGCAGGTCGTGGCCGCACTGGAAGGCGGAAAGCATGTGCTGGCCGAAAAGCCCCTCTGCCTGCACGAAGCCGAGGCCCGCGATATTTACGCCATGCTTGCCAAGCACCCCGGCCTGCGGCTGACATCCAACCTCAGCCTGCGCACCTGCCCCCGGTTTGCCGTGGTGCGCGACAGGGTGCGCTCCGGCAGCATGGGGCAGCTCTACAGCATGGACGGCGAATACCTTTGGGGCCGCAAGCATAAGCTGACCAACGGCTGGCGGACGGATATGCCCTTTTATTCCATCATCCACGGGGCAGCCGTGCATATGGTTGACCTTATTATGTGGATTCGGGGTGACAGGCCGGTCGAGGTACATGCGTGGGGCAACCGCATCTGTACGCAGGACAGCGCCCTTCGTGCCAACGATTTTGCCGTTCTGACCATGCGTTTTGACGATGGCTGCATCGCCCGTGTTGCCGCAAACGGGGGCTGTGTGCATCCGCATTTTCATGCCCTGACGGTGTTCGGAACGGATATGACGTTCCGGCATACCCCCGGCGGAGCCGAATGGGTGATGCGCAGGAACGGGGAAGAAGAGGCTGTTCCCTGCACGGAGGCATATCCCGCGCGGGAGGAAAGGCCGCTGCTGGTAGACAGCTTTGTGCAGGCAATTGTTGCTCCGGGCTCCCCCATGCTGGTCGGCGAGGCCGATGTTTTTGATGTTATGTCGGTATGCTACGCAGCGGAAGAATCCATGCGGACCGGGCGTGCCACGACCATTCGATATTTTGATTGAGCAATCCCTAATTCTGGAGAGGCTTGCATATGACTCGTACCATTCCTTTCGGGAAACCGATGATCGGCGATGAGGAAAAAAACGCTGTGCTGCAGGTGCTGGATGGCCCCATGCTGGTGCATGGCCCCCGCGCCAAGGCTTTTGAGGCATCCTTTGCAGCGTATACCGGTGCTCCGCATGCGGTTTCCGTCTCTTCCTGCACTGCGGGCATGCATCTGGTCTGGTTCGCCCTTGGCTACGGCCCGGGCGACGAGATCATCGTTCCGGCCCAGACGCATGCGGCAACGGCCCATGCCGTGGAATTTGTCGGCGCAACTCCGGTATTCTGCGATGCGGACCCGAAGACAGGCAACATCGATATCGACCTGCTGGAAGGCCTGATTACGGAACGCACCCGCGCCATCTGCATTGTGCATTATCTCGGCCTGCCCGTGGACATGGATCGTGTGAACGCCATTGCCGCGCGCCACAGCCTGTTCGTGATGGAAGACTGCGCCCTTGCCGTGGGTACCACCCTGAACGGCACACATGCCGGTCTGCTGGGAGATGCCGGATCGTTCTCCTTTTATCCCGTAAAGCACATGACCACGGCCGAAGGCGGCATGGTGACAACCCGCCATGCGGAGCTTGCGGAAAAGGTAAACCGCATGAAGGCCTTCGGCGTGGACCGCGTGGTGGGCGAGCGCAAGGTTCCCGGCGTGTATGACGTGACCATGCTCGGCTACAACTACCGCATGAACGAAATTCAGGCCGCCATAGGTGAAGAGCAGCTCAAGAAGGTGCCCATGATCCTTGAACGGCGGCGTGAAAACTACGAAACCCTGCACAGCGGCCTGCAGACCATTGAAGAGGTTGGCCTGTTCCTCTCCACCCAGGGCGGGTATCAGAGCAGTTATTACTGCATGTCGGTCATGCTGGGCGACGGGCTTGCACAAAAGCGCCCGCAACTCATGCAGCGCCTTGGCGAAATGGGAGTGGGAACCAGCGTCTATTACCCCGCGCCTGTTCCGCACATGACATATTACAGAGAAAAATACGGTTACGATCGTTCCTGCTGTCCGGTGGCCGCGTCCATCAGCTACGGCTCGGTGGCGCTTCCCGTGGGGCCTCATCTTACACCTGACGACATGCGGTACATTGTTGACTCTCTCAAGAAAGCTATTTCGGAGGAAAAATGAACCAGATCAAGGGCAGAAGAATCCTTCTCATCGGCGGCTGCGGATTCATCGGACACAACATGGCGCTGCGCCTCAAGGAGCTTGGGGCGGAAGTGAGCGTCATTGACGGCCTGTCCATCAACAACGTGCTCGCCTTCTCGTCCATGGAGCACGATGTGGTCAACCGCGAGCTCTATCTGCACTTCCTCAACCAGCGGCAGGAAATGCTGCGCAGGGCAGGCATTCAGGTGCTCATTCAGGATGCCCGTGATTATCACGCGCTCTCCCGTCTTGTGGCGCTGGTTAATCCGCAGGTTGTGGTGCATCTGGCGGCAGTTTCGCATGCCAACAAGTCGAACAAGGACCCGTATTCCACCTTCGACCATTCCTTCCGCACGCTGGAAAACGCCCTTGATGCCTGCCGCAAGACGGTTGAGCATTTCATCTATTTCTCATCTTCGCTTGTATACGGGCATTTCGAGGGCGGCATGGTTTCCGAGGACTCCCACTGCGAGCCCCTCGGCATCTACGGTGCCCTCAAGTTCGGCGGCGAAAAGCTCGTCATTGCCTACAATCAGGCATTCGGCATGGATTACACCATCATCCGCCCCTCGGCTCTGTACGGCCCCCGCTGCGTGAGCCGCCGCGTGGGACAGGTGTTCATCGAAAACGCGCTGCGCGGGACGGAAATATCCATTCAGGGCGACGGTTCCGACAAGCTGGACTTCACCTGCATCGACGATCTGGTGGCAGGCATGACGCGGGTTATCGAATCACCCAACGCCCGTAACGAGGTCTTCAACATGACCTACGGCGCCGCCTGCAGTCTGAAGACCATGGCCGACCTCATTGAAGAGCACTTCCCCGGCGTGCAGGCGAAATACGTGCCCAAGGACAAACTCATGCCCGACCGCGGCACCCTGTGCATGGACAAGGCGAAGAAGCTGCTCGACTTCACCCCCTCGTGGCCCCTTGAGCGCGGCTTTCCCGAGTACATCAAGTGGTACAAGTCGCTGCCTGCGGAACTCTTCAGCACCGGCAGCAAGTCGGTCATGTACGGGTAGCGGCCATGCAGGATGTCGCCGGTTCCGGAGTGAGCGTCGCACGCGATGCGTGGATGTCCGGCATGCTGGGCGTTCCCTCGTACTGCGTGAAGCTGGCCACTGATGACGGGAGTGCCTGTTCCCTGTGCGCGCAGGATGTTCAGGCTGCCCTGCACCCTCACATGGCGGGCGGCATGTTCGCCTATGTGAAGGTGGCACCGCAGGCGGTGGGGAGCATCCACGCCCTTGAAGGGGCGGGCTTCCGGCTTGTGGATACCAACGTGGCGTTCACAAGACCGGCCGGTGCCATGCTGCCGCTTGCGGGCGGCGATCTGAACGGCATACGGTTTGCCCGTCCTGCATCTCCGGACGATGCAGAGGCCGTGGCGCATGTGGCGCGGACAAGTTTCAGGTATTCGCGCTTTCATCTTGATCCGGCCATTCCGCAGGCTGTGGCCTGTGAGCTGAAAGCCGTCTGGGCGGGCAACTATTTCTGCGGCAAACGCGGCGATGCCATGGTGGTGTGCGAAGATGCAGACGGCATAGCCGGTTTTCTGCAATTGCTGGTCACGCCTGAGGCTCTGGTCATTGACCTGATTGCCGTGGCCGAACGCGCCCGTCGCAGCGGACGCGCCTCTGCCATGATTGCGTTTGCCCTGCACAATATGGAACCCCGCGCCGAGATGCGCGTGGGGACGCAGGTGGTCAACACGGCATCCATGCGCCTGTATGAAGGTCTCGGGTTCCGGGTCAGCGGGGCGCAGTACGTCATGCATTACCATGCGGAGAAAGAATGATGAAAATCGGTGACCACGCCCTTTCTGAACGGGTGTTCATCATTGCCGAGATAGGCAACAACCACGAAGGCGACTACGGCCGCGCGGTGGAAATGGTGCATGCTGCGGCGGATGCCGGAGCGGATGCGGTGAAGTTTCAGACCATCGTTCCCGAGCGGCTGGTTTCCGCCACCCAGACGGAGCGCATTGCCCAGTTGGGCCGTTTCCGCTTCAGCCATGACCAGTTTGCAGCATTGGCCGGAGTGGCGCGCGGGCGTGGACTGGAATTCCTCTCCACCCCCTTTGATGTGGAGTCCGCAGCATTTCTCGACGGGCTGGTTCCGGCGTTCAAGATTGCCTCTTCAGATAACACCTTCCGGCCCCTGCTGGAATTTGTTGCTTCCACCGGCAAGCCGGTGCTGCTGTCTTCCGGCCTGTGCAACGCGGCAGAGCTGCGCGAGACGGTGCAGTATATGGAATCCTGCTGGAACGGAGCGCCCGCAAAGGAGCGGCTCGTGGTTCTGCACTGCGTGAGCGCCTATCCCACGCCACCTGAACAGGCCGGCCTTGGAGCCATACGGGGCATTGCAGGACTTGGCGTCACCCCCGGCTATTCAGACCATACCCTTGGCATAGAGGCCGCGGTTCTTTCTGTGGCTTGCGGTGCGCGGGTGGTGGAAAAGCACTTCACGCTGGACAAGAACCTGTCCGCATTCCGCGATCATCAGCTTTCCGCAGACCCTGCGGAACTGCGGACCATGGTGGACCGTATCCGCATGGCCGAGCAGATGCTCGGGGTTGAAGAGATCGTGTGCACCGAATGCGAGGCCGCAAACAAGGTACCCCTGCGGCGGTCCATCGTGGCTGCGGCGGACCTTGCCGAAGGAACTGTGCTCGGGCGCGAGCATCTGGACTGGACCCGTCCGGGCGGCGGCCTTGCACCAGGCATGGAGCATGTTCTTGTGGGCGGCAGGCTGAAGCAGGCTCTCAGACACGGCGAAATGGTTCTGCCTGAACACCTTGTTTCCGGTTAGCATTGCAATTTCAAGGAGCGCCTCATTCATGTCCAAAGACATATCCCAATTCTACGATGCGGTTTCCGGTGACTATCACTTGCAGTATGAAGAAGCCCATCTTCGCGATACCACACGCAAATATCCGGCCAACTATTTCCGGCTGCAGATGATCGTCGACTCCTTCTCCCGCAAGGGCATCAGAAGAGTGGTGGAAGTGGGCGTGGGCGAAGGCACACCGCTGGCCAAAATGGCCGAGGCGGGGATGGAGGTCTGCGGGTTCGACATCTCGTCCGAGATGGTGCGCCGCAGCCGTGAAACCATGCAAAAACATGGTCTCGACCCCGATTGCGTCTTCCTTGCCGATGTGCAGGACCGGCAGTCCTATGCCCGCCTGCTGGAAGGCGAGCCCTTTGACGGGCTCATGGCCATGGGGGTCATGCCCCATGTGGAGGATGAACGCGCCGTGCTGCGCAACATGCGCGACATGGTCAAACCGGGCGGTTCGGTGTTCATCGAGTTCCGCAACGAGCTGTTCTCGCTGTTTACCCAGAACCGCTACACGCACGACTTCATCTGCAACCGCCTGCTGGAAGGCGTGGATGATTCCCTGCGCAATGCTGTTTCGGCAGAGCTGCAGCAGCGGGTGCGCATGGATATGCCCCCCGTGCGGGCCACGGTGGAAGGCAAGGCCCCCGGTTACGATGCCATTCTTTCGAAATTCCATAATCCCTTCGAGGTGCCTGAGCTGTTCGCGCAGGAAGGATTCTCCGACATCCGCCTGCTCTGGTATCACTACCATCCCGCGTTTCCATGGCTGGAAGGCAGAGATAAGCAGACCTTCCGTGAAGAGGCCATCCGCCTTGAGGGCGAACCGAGCGGCTGGAAAGGCTATTTCCTGTGCTCGGCCTTTGTGGTCGAGGCCGTGCGATGCCCATCCCGATCCGGAGACAGTGCATGAGTGAAGCCCCCCGTTCTTCCACCGCCCTGCTGATGGAGCAGTATTTCGACAGACTCTGGCCGATAATGCGCAGCATTACCGGAGAGGGGGTGCGCCAGACGCACGATATTCTGGCCGAACTGCTGCCGCTGGAAAGAACGGAGGTTCCGAGCGGTACGTCCGTTTTCGACTGGACGGTGCCGGAAGAGTGGGAGGTGCGCGAGGCGTGGCTGCAGGGGCCAGACGGCAGGCGCATAGCCGACATACGGGACAACACCCTGCATCTGGTGAACTATTCCTGCGGGTTTCAGGGAACGCTCAGCCTTGAGGCGTTGCAGCCGCATCTGCACAGCATTCCGGAACGGCCGCATGCCATTCCGTATGTCACCAGTTATTATGCCCGCGACTGGGGTTTCTGCATTCCGCATGCAGTGCGCATGGCGCTGCAGCCGGGGCAGTATACCGTGCATATCGACGCCCGGCATTTTGCGGGCAGCATGACCATGTCACAAGCCGTGCTGCCGGGGCAGACGGACAGGGAGGTACTCTTTTCAACCTACACCTGCCATCCGTCCATGGCCAACAACGAGCTTTCCGGCCCGCTGGTGGCCGCCTTTCTGTATCGGGAACTGGCAGCCATGCCCTGCCGGAGGTATACCTACCGGTTCCATTTCGGGCCGGAGACCATCGGGGCCATAGCCTATCTTTCCCGCCTCGGAACGCATTTCAGGGAGAAGCTTGATGCGGGGCTGGTGCTCACCTGCATCGGCGGCGACGTGCCGTTCACCTGCAAGCGTTCACGACAGGGCAACGCCCTTGTCGACCGCATTATTGCCTGCCTGCTGCGCGAACGCGGGGCAGAGCATGTCATGCGAGATTTCTGGCCAGGCGGCAGCGACGAGCGGCAGTATTGTTCCCCCGGATTCGATCTGCCCGTGGGCGTGCTGTGCCGTGCGGTGTTCGGCGAATATCCCGAGTATCACACCTCGGATGATGACAAGAGCGCG is a window encoding:
- a CDS encoding acylneuraminate cytidylyltransferase family protein: MHQKAKVLAVIPARGGSKGLPGKNIRELCGLPLIGYSIRVALSARNIDRVIVSTDSEEIAAVARSLGAEVPFLRPPSLAGDASLISEAVFHVLDALREEGYHPDAVVELYPTHPFRTVPLVDELAVKLCEGYSPVNTVRRIVHDPLSVMLRRADGTVFPVQKTSEAPEEARRHYYRKYGLFAGRNRTSVDNPYFKVVNDPVSLIDIDTLSDFRLAEHVIGNGLFDFQLDPEIS
- a CDS encoding cytidylyltransferase domain-containing protein; translated protein: MHTGIIVQCRMSSSRFPGKVLHKVHGKPMLQYTLERLTRCCGGMLVVSTSDRAEDEAVVRFCESLEIPCHTGPLENVALRFARTVEHFGFDSFVRICGDSPLMDFRLVDRAMTIFEAGGVRMVSNVIRRTFPKGQSVEMLDAQFFLNHVDRMVSTAEQEHVTPYCYTHLPPSDIASFESGGEWGDVQQSVDTVDDMNSFGSLIAAMRRPHWEYGYADILAMQGYSVHA
- a CDS encoding Gfo/Idh/MocA family protein translates to MKTLGVGIIGLGIGRAHAAAFAANRHCELRVLCDFSAEKLQEAATAFPAARLTDDARSVLDDPAVDIVVVASHDDDHHRQVVAALEGGKHVLAEKPLCLHEAEARDIYAMLAKHPGLRLTSNLSLRTCPRFAVVRDRVRSGSMGQLYSMDGEYLWGRKHKLTNGWRTDMPFYSIIHGAAVHMVDLIMWIRGDRPVEVHAWGNRICTQDSALRANDFAVLTMRFDDGCIARVAANGGCVHPHFHALTVFGTDMTFRHTPGGAEWVMRRNGEEEAVPCTEAYPAREERPLLVDSFVQAIVAPGSPMLVGEADVFDVMSVCYAAEESMRTGRATTIRYFD
- a CDS encoding DegT/DnrJ/EryC1/StrS family aminotransferase codes for the protein MTRTIPFGKPMIGDEEKNAVLQVLDGPMLVHGPRAKAFEASFAAYTGAPHAVSVSSCTAGMHLVWFALGYGPGDEIIVPAQTHAATAHAVEFVGATPVFCDADPKTGNIDIDLLEGLITERTRAICIVHYLGLPVDMDRVNAIAARHSLFVMEDCALAVGTTLNGTHAGLLGDAGSFSFYPVKHMTTAEGGMVTTRHAELAEKVNRMKAFGVDRVVGERKVPGVYDVTMLGYNYRMNEIQAAIGEEQLKKVPMILERRRENYETLHSGLQTIEEVGLFLSTQGGYQSSYYCMSVMLGDGLAQKRPQLMQRLGEMGVGTSVYYPAPVPHMTYYREKYGYDRSCCPVAASISYGSVALPVGPHLTPDDMRYIVDSLKKAISEEK
- a CDS encoding NAD-dependent epimerase/dehydratase family protein → MNQIKGRRILLIGGCGFIGHNMALRLKELGAEVSVIDGLSINNVLAFSSMEHDVVNRELYLHFLNQRQEMLRRAGIQVLIQDARDYHALSRLVALVNPQVVVHLAAVSHANKSNKDPYSTFDHSFRTLENALDACRKTVEHFIYFSSSLVYGHFEGGMVSEDSHCEPLGIYGALKFGGEKLVIAYNQAFGMDYTIIRPSALYGPRCVSRRVGQVFIENALRGTEISIQGDGSDKLDFTCIDDLVAGMTRVIESPNARNEVFNMTYGAACSLKTMADLIEEHFPGVQAKYVPKDKLMPDRGTLCMDKAKKLLDFTPSWPLERGFPEYIKWYKSLPAELFSTGSKSVMYG
- a CDS encoding GNAT family N-acetyltransferase, producing the protein MQDVAGSGVSVARDAWMSGMLGVPSYCVKLATDDGSACSLCAQDVQAALHPHMAGGMFAYVKVAPQAVGSIHALEGAGFRLVDTNVAFTRPAGAMLPLAGGDLNGIRFARPASPDDAEAVAHVARTSFRYSRFHLDPAIPQAVACELKAVWAGNYFCGKRGDAMVVCEDADGIAGFLQLLVTPEALVIDLIAVAERARRSGRASAMIAFALHNMEPRAEMRVGTQVVNTASMRLYEGLGFRVSGAQYVMHYHAEKE
- a CDS encoding N-acetylneuraminate synthase family protein, with amino-acid sequence MMKIGDHALSERVFIIAEIGNNHEGDYGRAVEMVHAAADAGADAVKFQTIVPERLVSATQTERIAQLGRFRFSHDQFAALAGVARGRGLEFLSTPFDVESAAFLDGLVPAFKIASSDNTFRPLLEFVASTGKPVLLSSGLCNAAELRETVQYMESCWNGAPAKERLVVLHCVSAYPTPPEQAGLGAIRGIAGLGVTPGYSDHTLGIEAAVLSVACGARVVEKHFTLDKNLSAFRDHQLSADPAELRTMVDRIRMAEQMLGVEEIVCTECEAANKVPLRRSIVAAADLAEGTVLGREHLDWTRPGGGLAPGMEHVLVGGRLKQALRHGEMVLPEHLVSG
- a CDS encoding class I SAM-dependent methyltransferase, whose translation is MSKDISQFYDAVSGDYHLQYEEAHLRDTTRKYPANYFRLQMIVDSFSRKGIRRVVEVGVGEGTPLAKMAEAGMEVCGFDISSEMVRRSRETMQKHGLDPDCVFLADVQDRQSYARLLEGEPFDGLMAMGVMPHVEDERAVLRNMRDMVKPGGSVFIEFRNELFSLFTQNRYTHDFICNRLLEGVDDSLRNAVSAELQQRVRMDMPPVRATVEGKAPGYDAILSKFHNPFEVPELFAQEGFSDIRLLWYHYHPAFPWLEGRDKQTFREEAIRLEGEPSGWKGYFLCSAFVVEAVRCPSRSGDSA
- a CDS encoding DUF4910 domain-containing protein, translated to MSEAPRSSTALLMEQYFDRLWPIMRSITGEGVRQTHDILAELLPLERTEVPSGTSVFDWTVPEEWEVREAWLQGPDGRRIADIRDNTLHLVNYSCGFQGTLSLEALQPHLHSIPERPHAIPYVTSYYARDWGFCIPHAVRMALQPGQYTVHIDARHFAGSMTMSQAVLPGQTDREVLFSTYTCHPSMANNELSGPLVAAFLYRELAAMPCRRYTYRFHFGPETIGAIAYLSRLGTHFREKLDAGLVLTCIGGDVPFTCKRSRQGNALVDRIIACLLRERGAEHVMRDFWPGGSDERQYCSPGFDLPVGVLCRAVFGEYPEYHTSDDDKSAVSFTAMAEAVELCRDVVQALEANRVYVRTNPHCEPFLSRYDLHDTIGAQRSKDVAKKTLQWLLNLADGGHDLVSMAERSGLPLAEFRIQAQRAEQAGLIKLAEVQ